From Erigeron canadensis isolate Cc75 chromosome 8, C_canadensis_v1, whole genome shotgun sequence, one genomic window encodes:
- the LOC122578189 gene encoding uncharacterized protein LOC122578189 produces the protein MKITGKTDLPAIISSKVLNFNPDSDLLQKPILKIQNSRKIRNSGSGVRVKRDGVKKGSRPETPLLRWKFGKDDEGEKDIEVESEKMPDSGRKNGRKVRRGKDLTGTVSARKLAAGLWRLQLPEAIVAGGPGGGGGGGELCNVPKNNGFVFQPAIDHSGIHSPARHNRKSFDSHMKEVPQSPNSVTGSRNKFLHKLEPTFHFSNSAMEGATKWDPASWKASEDVRHIYGESKHLEAQVGAVSMVSVLESELETARARINDLENERRSSKKKLEQFLKKLNEERASWRSREHEKIRAVIDDIKGELNRERKNRQRMEIVNSKLVNELADAKLSAKRFMQDYEKERKARELIEEVCDELAKEIGEDKAEVEALKRESMKMREEVDDERKMLQMAEVWREERVQMKLIDAKVTLEDKFSYMNKLIMDLETFLGSKSTNLDIEEIKRAETLKQCANSVNIQEISEFKYEPANPDDIFSVFEEVNFGEMNGKEIEKDDNHRHSSGYYDQNGAVEDEDDEDDESGWETVSHVEDQGSNYSANESDPSVTNHHQREWEENDGTPITEITEVCAVPSKHPKKGSSISRLWRSSYSGENCKIISVEGLNGRLSNGTHLSNVTHLSPDRFSGASASDWSCSPGSGSNPHITKGMKGCIEWPRGVMQKNSLKAKLLEARMESQKIQLRQVLKQKI, from the exons ATGAAGATCACCGGAAAAACCGATTTACCGGCTATCATTTCATCAAAAGTTTTGAACTTTAACCCAGATTCGGATCTTTTACAGAAACCCATTTTGAAAATACAAAATAGCCGGAAAATCCGGAACTCCGGCAGTGGGGTCCGGGTAAAAAGAGACGGCGTGAAAAAGGGGTCTCGGCCGGAGACACCGTTGCTCCGGTGGAAGTTTGGTAAAGATGATGAGGGTgagaaagatattgaagttgaAAGTGAAAAGATGCCGGATTCTGGCCGGAAAAATGGCCGGAAAGTGAGAAGAGGGAAAGATTTGACCGGAACTGTGTCGGCTAGGAAGTTGGCTGCTGGACTGTGGCGATTGCAGCTCCCGGAAGCTATTGTTGCCGGCGGTcctggcggcggcggcggcggtggcgagTTGTGTAATGTTCCAAAGAATAATGGGTTTGTATTTCAG CCTGCTATCGATCATTCGGGGATCCATTCTCCTGCCCGTCATAACAGGAAATCATTTGATTCTCATATGAAAGAAGTGCCACAGAGCCCTAATTCTGTTACCGGATCAAGAAATAAGTTCCTTCACAAG CTTGAGCCAACGTTCCATTTTTCCAACTCTGCTATGGAAGGGGCAACAAAGTGGGACCCAGCATCGTGGAAAGCATCTGAAGACGTAAGACATATCTATGGTGAGTCAAAGCATCTGGAGGCGCAAGTAGGAGCTGTGTCAATGGTGTCGGTGCTTGAATCAGAACTTGAAACGGCTCGAGCTCGTATTAATGATCTTGAAAACGAACGGCGTTCATCAAAAAAGAAACTGGAACAGTTTTTAAAGAAGCTCAATGAAGAACGAGCCTCGTGGAGGAGTCGAGAACACGAAAAGATCCGTGCAGTTATTGATGACATAAAAGGTGAGTTaaatagagagagaaaaaacagacaaagaatggaaatagtgaatTCAAAGTTGGTCAATGAGTTGGCCGATGCCAAGTTATCAGCCAAACGTTTCATGCAAGATTATGAAAAGGAACGAAAAGCAAGAGAATTGATCGAGGAGGTATGTGATGAGTTAGCTAAAGAAATAGGTGAAGATAAAGCGGAAGTGGAAGCTTTAAAACGGGAGTCCATGAAAATGAGGGAAGAAGTTGATGATGAGAGGAAAATGTTACAAATGGCTGAAGTTTGGCGTGAAGAACGTGTGCAAATGAAGCTCATTGATGCAAAAGTGACACTTGAAGACAAATTTAGTTATATGAACAAGCTCATAATGGATCTTGAAACTTTCTTGGGTTCAAAAAGCACGAATCTTGATATAGAAGAGATAAAACGGGCTGAGACCCTTAAACAGTGTGCCAATTCAGTTAATATTCAAGAGATTAGTGAGTTTAAATATGAGCCCGCAAACCCGGATGACATATTTTCAGTTTTTGAAGAGGTTAATTTTGGGGAAATGAATGGGAAGGAGATTGAAAAAGATGATAACCATAGACATTCTTCTGGTTATTATGATCAAAATGGTGCTGTTGAAGATGAAGACGACGAGGATGATGAGAGCGGGTGGGAAACTGTGAGCCATGTTGAGGATCAGGGTTCAAATTATTCAGCCAATGAGAGTGATCCATCTGTCACAAACCATCACCAAAGAGAATGGGAAGAAAATGACGGGACCCCAATTACCGAAATAACCGAAGTATGTGCGGTACCTAGTAAACATCCCAAAAAGGGATCTTCGATATCTCGTTTATGGAGATCATCCTATTCTGGTGAAAATTGCAAGATAATATCAGTGGAAGGGTTAAACGGGCGTCTTTCAAATGGAACCCACCTTTCCAATGTGACCCACCTTTCACCTGACCGGTTCTCGGGGGCTAGTGCCTCCGACTGGAGTTGTTCACCCGGGTCAGGCAGCAACCCACACATTACAAAAGGGATGAAGGGGTGCATCGAATGGCCACGTGGTGTTATGCAGAAAAACAGTTTAAAAGCAAAACTTTTGGAAGCAAGAATGGAAAGTCAAAAGATACAGTTGCGCCAAGTCTTAAAGCAGAAGATATGA